The following proteins are encoded in a genomic region of Populus nigra chromosome 16, ddPopNigr1.1, whole genome shotgun sequence:
- the LOC133676119 gene encoding serine/threonine-protein phosphatase PP2A catalytic subunit-like, translating into MPSHVDLDRQIEHLMQCKPLAEAEVKALCEQARAVLVEEWNVQPVKCPVTVCGDIHGQFHDLVELFRIGGNAPDTNYLFMGDYVDRGYYSVETVTLLVALKVRYRDRITILRGNHESRQITQVYGFYDECLRKYGNANVWKYFTDLFDYLPLTALIESQIFCLHGGLSPSLDTLDNIRSLDRIQEVPHEGPMCDLLWSDPDDRCGWGISPRGAGYTFGQDISQQFNHTNGLTLISRAHQLVMEGYNWSQDKNVVTVFSAPNYCYRCGNMAAILEIGENMEQNFLQFDPAPRQIEPDTTRRTPDYFL; encoded by the exons ATGCCGTCTCACGTGGATCTGGACCGGCAGATCGAGCACTTGATGCAGTGCAAGCCACTAGCTGAAGCGGAAGTGAAAGCACTGTGTGAGCAAGCCAGAGCGGTCCTTGTGGAGGAATGGAACGTTCAGCCTGTCAAATGTCCAGTAACTGTCTGTGGTGATATTCACGGTCAATTCCATGATCTTGTCGAACTCTTTCGCATCGGTGGCAACGCTCCCGACACTAACTACCTCTTCATGGGCGACTACGTAG ATCGAGGATATTACTCTGTGGAGACTGTCACTCTTTTAGTGGCACTGAAAGTTCGATATAGAGATAGGATCACAATTCTAAGAGGAAATCATGAGAGTCGTCAAATAACCCAAGT GTATGGATTTTATGATGAATGCTTGCGGAAATATGGAAATGCCAATGTCTGGAAATATTTCACCGACCTCTTTGATTACCTCCCACTTACAGCCCTAATTGAGAGTCAG ATCTTCTGCTTGCATGGTGGTCTTTCCCCATCTTTGGACACATTGGATAATATTCGTTCCCTGGACCGTATACAGGAG GTACCTCATGAGGGTCCAATGTGTGATCTCCTTTGGTCTGATCCGGATGATCGATGTGGATGGGGAATTTCTCCTCGTGGGGCTGGATACACCTTTGGACAGGATATCTCTCAACAGTTCAACCACACTAATGGGCTCACTCTCATTTCTAGAGCTCACCAGCTTGTCATGGAAGGATACAATTGGTCCCAG GACAAGAATGTGGTGACAGTGTTCAGTGCGCCAAATTACTGCTATCGCTGCGGGAATATGGCTGCAATACTTGAGATTGGGGAGAATATGGAGCAGAATTTCCTTCAATTTGACCCAGCACCTCGTCAGATTGAACCTGATACCACACGCAGAACTCCtgactattttttataa
- the LOC133676063 gene encoding probable myosin-binding protein 5, whose amino-acid sequence MAKRSFKCFVEQDLGKLPLFLIYAVLEWVLIAVVFIDGLLAFFANEFTFFANEFTKFFELKIPCLLCTRIDLAVVRRDADLYYNQSICETHKKEVSSLAYCRVHKKLSDIRKMREGCLLSFATKKESDCDTYKSPVRVLHKNIELFVDDGRDIHLRLPTGGKDNMVPAEKSNLHQGSCCGNPLKVKAYTKGKIAGTLSQAPTPSPWVPFVSLRNEDPRKLDLSQVRYTELNFSENDSELQDDEDVSNAAHLDKQFTDDVKAAMVPLLTEAENTNEDWTPTFSRGNKFLGILLTDSATASPRAFTWFPRKSFLDETEDASEFTEGTCLSNELVDDDSILHHLKKQVRLDRKLLMALYMELDEERSASAVAANNAMAMITWLQAERAAVQMEAIQYQRMMEEQAEYDQEALQATRDILSKREEQITGLEFELMAYRENYGALFGQGFMGSGDDIDEDCHELKPHSHSS is encoded by the exons ATGGCAAAGAGATCATTTAAATGTTTTGTGGAACAAGATCTGGGAAAGCTCCCACTCTTCTTGATCTATGCCGTGCTCGAATGGGTGTTAATTGCTGTGGTCTTTATTGATGGGTTACTTGCGTTTTTTGCCAACGAATTTACATTTTTTGCCAACGAATTTACCAAGTTCTTTGAGTTGAAAATCCCTTGTTTGCTCTGCACAAGGATTGATCTGGCTGTTGTTCGTAGAGATGCTGATCTTTATTACAACCAATCCATATGTGAAACTCACAAGaaggaagtttcaagtctagCTTATTGTCGTGTCCACAAGAAGCTTTCGGATATAAGAAAAATGCGTGAGGggtgtcttctttcttttgctaCGAAGAAAGAATCTGATTGTGATACATATAAGTCTCCTGTTAGGGTTTTACATAAGAATATCGAGCTGTTTGTTGATGATGGTCGTGATATTCATTTGAGGTTGCCTACTGGAGGAAAAGACAACATGGTGCCAGCTGAGAAGAGCAACCTCCACCAGGGTTCATGCTGTGGGAACCCATTGAAGGTAAAGGCCTACACGAAGGGAAAGATTGCAGGCACGCTCTCACAAGCTCCTACTCCTTCTCCTTGGGTACCATTCGTGAGTTTGAGAAATGAGGACCCTCGGAAGTTGGACTTATCTCAGGTGCGATACACAGAACTCAACTTCTCAGAAAATGACTCAGAGCTTCAAGATGATGAGGATGTCTCGAATGCAGCACATCTGGATAAGCAAt TCACGGACGATGTGAAAGCTGCTATGGTGCCATTGTTGACAGAAGCTGAGAATACGAATGAAGATTGGACCCCTACATTTTCCAGAGGAAATAAGTTTCTTGGAATCCTACTAACAGATTCAGCCACCGCCAGTCCCAGGGCATTTACTTGGTTTCCGAGGAAATCATTCCTTGACGAAACTGAAGATGCTTCAGAGTTCACTGAAGGGACTTGTCTATCAAATGAGCTGGTAGATGATGACTCAATTTTGCACCATTTGAAGAAACAGGTTCGTCTGGATCGCAAGTTACTGATGGCTTTATACATGGAATTGGATGAAGAAAGAAGTGCTTCGGCCGTTGCAGCTAATAATGCAATGGCCATGATCACCTGGTTGCAGGCAGAAAGGGCAGCTGTTCAGATGGAGGCAATACAGTATCAAAGAATGATGGAGGAGCAGGCAGAGTATGACCAAGAGGCCCTGCAAGCAACAAGGGATATCCTTTCCAAGAGAGAGGAACAAATCACGGGTTTAGAGTTTGAGCTCATGGCCTATAGAGAAAATTATGGAGCCCTTTTCGGACAAGGTTTTATGGGATCCGGAGATGATATTGATGAGGATTGTCATGAGTTGAAACCACATTCTCATTCATCTTAG